Below is a window of Prosthecochloris sp. GSB1 DNA.
TTTCTGGGTCCCCGGTGTCGTCGCGGCGCTCTTCATTCTGATCCAGGAACAGTACCAGCATCGTCAGACACACGCATAGTCCCCTTCCGTCCACACAACCGTGTCGCGGTGGTCTTGGACGTTTCCGCCCACCCCGGCCGTCACTGAAGCATCGGCGGACGATCAACCATCGATGCTTCAGTGGCGGCCGGGACCTGTTTTCGATTGCCGCCCGAAGCCCGTCAAGCCATGCAAACCTCGCGAAAATTCACCTTCCATCCCTGTGAAATAGCATTTTGCGGATTGTCCGGTTCGGGAAAAACGACACTGATCTCCCGGCTCGTAGAGGAATTTCGAAAACGGTATTTGACCGGATATTATAAACACGGATGCCATCGCTTCGACATCGACCGGCAGGGGAAGGACTCGGATACCGTCCGCCGCAGCGGCGCGCATACCGTCATGATTTCAGATCCAGAAAACCATGCGGTAATAGGAACGGGCAATGCGGGTGTTTTCCGGACGAGGGCCTCGCTTCTCCATCTCGACATGCTGCTGGTGGAAGGCCTGAAGGAACTCCCGCTTCCCAAGCTGCTGCTTGTCGACGAAAAACAGGAAATCCTCGACCTCGTTGACAGCGGCGCTGTGACAAACATCATCGCCCTTGCAGCCCCTGATCCTTCCGCCCTGCGGGAAACCTTCGGACTGCCTGTATTCCATAGGGATGCCATCGACGCCATTTCAACCTTCATCGAGGGGTTTTTCCGCTCGGACATCGAAAACCGCCCCTTGAACGGGCTCGTGCTCACAGGGGGAAAAAGCCGCCGGATGGGCCGCGACAAGGCGCTGATCACCTACCACGACGAAAACCAGCTCGTCCGAACGGCAAAACTGCTTCTCCGGCACTGCTCGCGGGTATACATCTCCTGCCGGACGGACCAGACAGCGGATTACCGCGGGTTCGGCTTTCCTCTCGTCGCCGACGCCTACCTCGACATCGGACCGCTCGGAGGCCTGCTTTCCGCCCAGAAACTGTATCCGGGCGCGGCCTGGCTGACAGCCGCCTGCGACCTTCCGTTCCTCGACGAAACGCTGCTCGCGGAACTTGTATCGAGTCGCAACCCGTTCTCTTTCGCGACCGCTCCGAAACTGGAATCGACCGGCAAACCCGAGCCGCTCTGCGCGATTTACGAACCCAAGTGCAGGATGCCGTTGCTTATGCGACATGCGGCTGAAAACAATTCGCTCAGGGCCTTTCTCGAAGACAACGCCGTTCATTACCTTTCAGTAAGGGATCCGCGGGTTCTCGACAACATCAACGACCCGCGTGCAAAGCTGGGGGCGGAAAGCAGGCTTTCGAGAAAGTAAGTCTTGCTGCGCCTGCTGAAAGAATCCCTGCACGGTAGCATGCGGGCATCGTGCGCTTCAGCCGAAACGAAAGCCGGGGAGGGGTCTTCATGAAAATACTTGCCGCTCTTGATTTTACCGTCATTACGGAAACCGTGGTCGCCGCCACAAAAAAAATAGCCGGCGAATCCTCGGCGACGGTCCTCCTGCTGCATGTCCTTGCCGAGGAAAGCCAGGGCATGGAATTTCACCCGACAATCGAACCGCACTATCACCGGCCTGAAAAGTATTACCGGGAAGCGGATTCGAGCGAGGAAGGCGACACCGTCCCTCTGCTGCACGACAAACGGCTCCGGGAACTGCAGGATCTCGCGGACATTCTCCGGCAAGCCGGCATCGAAACCGCTGTTTCGCTCGTACACGGCGATCCGGTCGCAACCGTGCTCGAAAGGGCTGAAAGGGAGCAAAGCGATCTCATCGTGGTCGGTTCGCACGGACACAAAACCATTCACCAGTTTCTCAAAGGCTCGGTCTGCGCAGGTCTTGTACGGCAGGCGAACGTCCCCGTGGTCATCGTTCCGCAAAAGGTTTCGGGCTGACAACTGACGTAAGGCGAAACCGGGCTGAAACCGCTTTTCCTCTCGGGGAGTCCTCGCTCAGGAGAATTCGTCGTAGGAAATCATCTCCTTCTCCACTCCGAGGTCGTAGAGCATCTTCTCCACCGAGGAAACCATGACCGGCGGGCCGCACATGTAGTACTCGATCTCCTCCGGCTCTTCGTGGTCCTTCAGGTAATTTTCGTAAAGCACGTTGTGAATGAAACCGGTCGGACCGTCCCAGCCGTCTACCGGCTGGGGATCCGAAAGAGCGACATGGTAACTGAAGTTCGGAAACTCGGCCGCTATCCGGCGAAACTCCTCGTCGTAAAACATCTCTTTCCTCGATCTCGCTCCGTACCAGAAGGAAACCTTCCTGCCGGTCTTCAGGGTCCTGAAAAGATGAAACAGGTGGGAGCGCATCGGGGCCATCCCCGCTCCGCCGCCGATGTAGACCATTTCCCGGCCTGTGTCGCGAATGAAAAATTCGCCGTATGGTCCGGAAATCCGGACCTTGTCGCCCTGCTTGAGATTGAAGATATAGGTCGATCCGACGCCCGGAAGAGCGACGTCCCACCTGTCGGGAGGCGGCGTCGCGATGCGGACGTTGAGTATGACGATGTTGCCCTCCGCCGGATGGTTTGCCATGGAATAGGCCCTGAACGTTTCTTCTCCGTTACGGCCGCTGAGCCGCCACATGTTGAACTTGTCCCAGTCGGCGCGGTATTCCTCCCCGATGTCGAAACCCGAGAACGGTATCGCCTCGTAACGGGGAATGTCGATCTGGACGTAGCCGCCGGCCTTGAATTCCAGTCGCTCGTTTTCCGGCAATTCCAGCACGAGTTCCTTGATAAAGGTGGCCACGTTACGGTTCGAACGCACCTCGCACTCCCATTGACGGATATTGAAGATCTCCTCCGGAACAAAAATCCTCATGTCCTCCCTCACTTTCACCTGGCAGGAAAGCCTGACATCCTGCTTTGCCTCCGCCCTCGATACATGATTCAGTTCAGTGGGAAGGATCTGTCCCCCGCCTTCGGTTATCCGACATTTGCACATGCCGCAGGTGCCCCCGCCGCCGCATGCCGAAGGGATGAATATCTTTTCGTCCGAAAGCGTCGACAGCAACGTCCTGCCCGGACTGACGCTGAGCGTCTTTTCCTGTTCATCGTTGATGGTGATCGTCACTATCCCGCCGGGAAGCAGTCTGCCCGCTGCGATGTTCAGCATCACTACAAGCAGAACGACAACCGCCGTAAACACTATCACCGCCGAGAGAGCAACAAGCATTGGGCTGAAAAAGATTAAGCGGTTAGAGATTGATGCCGGAAAAAGACATGTACGCCATCGATATCAGGCCTGTGATAAGCATGGCGATGCCCAGTCCGCGGAGCCCCTTCGGAACGTTGGAATACTTAAGCTTGTAACGTATCGTCGCCAGGGTCACGATGGCGAGGAAGAAGCCCAGGCCGGCGCTCGCGCCGAACACAGCCGACTCCATGAGGTCGTATTCACGCTCAACCATGAATAGCGACGAACCGAGTATGGCACAGTTCACGGCGATAAGCGGCAGAAAAATACCAAGTGACTGGTACAGTGTGGGGCTCACCCGGTCGAGCACCATCTCCACTAGTTGCACCATAGCGGCGATGGTCGCGATGAAGACGATGAACGAAAGAAAGCTCAGGTCGACTGCCTCCATTCCGGCGCCCCCAATCCAGACGAGAGCCCCCGGCCGAAGCAGGTACTCGTGGATCATCCAGTTCAACGGCACGGTGATGCCGTTGACGAAAACGACTGCGAAACCGAGTCCGATAGAGGTTTCGACTTTTTTCGAAATCGCGAGGAACGAACACATCCCGAGAAAATAAGCCAGCAGGATGTTCTTGATGAAGATCGTCTCGACCGCCAGACTGAGATAGTGCGAAAAAGCTTCCATCTATTCCTCCGTATAGCCGGTTAACGTTCTCTGCAGCCAGATCAGGAGACCGAGGATGATAAACGCCCCTGGCGCGAGCAGCATCAGGCCGTTGTTGACGTACCATCCTCCGTGCTCGACATAGAGAAACTCCGGAATCACCCTGTAACCGAGAAGCGAACCGTTGCCCAGCAGCTCCCTTCCCGCCGAAACGAGCATCAGGATGAGCCCGTAACCGAGACCGTTTCCGAGACCGTCGATCGCTGACTGCGCCACGCCGTTCTTCAGGGCAAACGCTTCGGCCCTGCCGAGCACGATGCAATTGGTGATAATCAGTCCGACGAAGATGCTCAACTGCTTGCTGATATCGAAAAGAAAGGCTTTCAGAAACTGGTCGATAACGATAACCAGCGTCGCAATGATGGTCAGCATGACGATGATCCGCACCCTTGACGGTATCAGGTTGCGAAACGCCGAAACGATGGTGTTCGAACCGACAAGCACGAAAATGAGCGCGCCGGACATAACGAGAGCCGTATCCATCTTCACGGTGACCGCCAGCGCAGAGCAGATACCAAGCACCTGACGGGTGATCGGATTTTCAGCGTTCAGCGGGGCGGTAAGCGCCTTGAAACTGTTTTTTCCTTTCATGAAGTACTCAGTTCATTCCTTGTTAGTCGCATCAACCGCCCCTATTGCCGCAGGAGCGGAAGGTAGTTCATCAGATCCTTTCGCAGAAACCGGTTGATGCCGTTCGTCGTCAACGACGCACCGCTGATACCGTCGACGGTGTAATCGTCCTTCTGCTGCGACATTCCCTTTGCAATGGTGACGGAAACCAGCTCGCCTTCGCGGAAAATCTTCTTGCCGATGAACTGCCTGGTGAAAAAATCCTTCTCTATCTCGCCGCCGAGCCCCGGTGTTTCTCCGTGATCATGAAAGGTTATCCCCCGTATGGTATTGCGGTCGGACTCGAGAGCGATGAAACCGTTGATCGTCGACCAGACGCCCTTGCCTGACACAGGAAACACGTAGCCCCTGGGCTCCTCGGATAAACCGTAAACGTAATAGATGCGCTCCGTCCCGGACGAATCCCGCACCGTCCGTTCAGAAAAATTCGAGGAATAGAACGCCTCGATCTCAGTCGCGCCCATCGCCGAATCAAGCACTCCGACAGCCTTCAGAATGTTTTTTTTCGTATCGATCGCCCTGTTGAACGCGACACGCTCCTGAAAACCGATCTTGAGGAGCGAAAGCATCAGCGCGCTCGAAACGGCCATGATGATGACGAAAAAATATGTATAGCGGTTACTGGCGTGCATATGCTTTCTTTCTTCTTGCGATATTGCGACGAAGAACAAAGTAGTCGATCATAGGAGCAAAGGCGTTTCCGAGAAGAATGGCGAGCATGACGCCCTCGACAAACGCCTGGTTCAGAACTCGTATCAGCACAATCAACACGCCGATGAGCATCCCGTAGATCCAGCGGCCCCTGTCTGTCTGGGATGCGCTGACCGGATCGGTCGCCATGAACACGATCCCGAACGCAAAGCCGCCCATGACAAGATGGTGAAGCGGCGAGAGCGAAAGCATGCTGTTCTGCGAAAACGGCGCCATTGCATTGCATAGCAATGCGGCGAATACCATACCCGCCAGTCCGCCCGCCATGATTCTCCAGTTCCCTATTCCTGAAAAAGCAAGCACCAACGCTCCCAGAAGAGCCGCGATGGCCGACGTGCCGGCAAGAGGACCGGGAACCAGCCCCAGAGACATATCGAGCAAGGAGTATCCGGCAGAAGAAACAAGCTCTGCTGCGTCAGCGCCCTGCACAGCCGAAGCAACGGCCAGCGGCGTCGCCGCGGTCACTGAATCCCCGAGAAACCAGACTGCGTCGCCGGACATTTCGCCAGGGTAGGCGAAAAAGATGAACGCGCGCCCGACAAGCGCTGGATTGAAAATATTGTAACCGGTGCCGCCGGTGACCTCCTTGCCGATAACCACGGCGAAGGATATGCCCGCCGCGACCATCCATAGCGGAATGTCGGGGGGAAGGGTCATCGGAAGCAACAAGCCGGTGACGAGAAATCCTTCATTGATCTCGTGCTTGCGCACGATTGCAAACAACAACTCCCAGAGACCGCCGACCAGATAGGAAACCAGAAGAAGTGGCAGCAAGGCCTGCACCCCGGCGAGCATGTTCAGAGCAAAACCGGCATCGGGAGCCGCCTGGTAGCCGGTATTGTATACGCCGAAGAGCAGGGCGGGCATAAGGGCGACAATCACCGTGAACATCGATCGTTTCATGTCGATCGAGTCCCTGACGTGCGGAGCGGTAGTCGTCGCCGTTCCCGGCGCGTAGAAAATCGTATCAACCATCTCGTAAACGGGAGCCAGCCTCGCGAAACGGCCTCCTTCGCTGAAATGCGGCTCGATCCTGTCGAGAAATCCTCGCAGTCCCTTCATGCCTTATCCGTTCTTTTCAATGAAATCGAGACCTTCGCGGACAATCTCCGCGATTTCCATTTTCGAGGCGTCGACAAAAGAGCACAGGGCGAAATCCTCGGGATCGCATTCATAGATACCCAGCTTTTCCATTTCATCGATGTCCCTGGCGATGATCATCCTGATCAGCCACGCGGGCTCGATATCCATGGGCAGCACGGACTCGATATTGCCAAAAGGGATCATCACCCTCCTGCTGCCGTTCACGCCCGTATCGAGCCTTGCCTTCGCATTCCCGTTCAGCCTTGAGAGAAAAAGCTTCGAAGCCGAATATTTCCTGAGCCCCGGCGAAAGCCATCCGAAAAAATCCCGGCCTTTTTTCTCAGCGACGGCCGAGACGATCTCATGGTAAAACCCCAGCGGCTCTTCAGGCCCTGCCGCCCGTCCGGTAAGCACGTCGCCGGAGATGAGCCTCGCGCCCGAGGCGACGGCGTTGCCACGGAGGATATCGCCGAGCATCATGCCGTGACGAACGCTCATGTATTGCTTTTTTTCGAACGGCTCCCCGCCGACGGTGATGATCTTTCCCGTCGGAAAACGCCCCTGTAGAAAAAACCTGCCGATCCTCATCACATCCTGTAGTGAAACGTACCAGACGATATCCCCGCGCCCCCTGACAGGTGCGATATGATGAATGTGAATACCGACGTTGCCTGCCGGATGCGGTCCGCTGAAACGGTGAACAACCGTGTCCTTCGCCTCCGTGAGCGGGGAATCGGAAGCTTCGGCGGAAATGACGAGATGCACGGGCCGGCCCACGAGCTTCGCAAGCAGGGTGAGTCCGGCCTGGAGTCCGGACGGATCGCATGAAAGGATATAGTCAGTCTCGGGAGCGAACGGCATGGTGGGCATGGCCGATACGAACACCGCTTTCGGCTCCGATGCCGGATCGGCAACCGAAGAGAATGGACGCTGCCGAATGACCGGCCACATTCCCGAACGCAACAATTGCTCCCTGATTCGCTCACGGGAAAGCGACCCGAGCGCATCCTGGCCGAAAGCCTCGAACTGCTCGAACGCCTCCGACCTGTCGAGTTCGATCACAATTTCCTCGATAATCCGTCGCTCGCCGAGCACTACCTCGGCGACCCTCCCGCTCCCCGGCGAGGCGACCGTCAGTTCCGGGTTGTCCTTGCTGCAAAAAAGCGGGCTGCCCACACTGACATGCTGGCCCTTCCTGACCAGCAACCTCGGCCTGATGCCCCGAAAATCCGAAGGGCGAACCTTCAGACGCAAGGGCCGGCCGACAACTTCCAGGCGCTTCTCCGGCTTGCCGGGGAGAACGATATCATGACCTTTTCTTAGTCGGATGACGTCCATAAGGGTACGGGTGGTT
It encodes the following:
- the mobAB gene encoding bifunctional molybdenum cofactor guanylyltransferase MobA/molybdopterin-guanine dinucleotide biosynthesis adaptor protein MobB, whose product is MQTSRKFTFHPCEIAFCGLSGSGKTTLISRLVEEFRKRYLTGYYKHGCHRFDIDRQGKDSDTVRRSGAHTVMISDPENHAVIGTGNAGVFRTRASLLHLDMLLVEGLKELPLPKLLLVDEKQEILDLVDSGAVTNIIALAAPDPSALRETFGLPVFHRDAIDAISTFIEGFFRSDIENRPLNGLVLTGGKSRRMGRDKALITYHDENQLVRTAKLLLRHCSRVYISCRTDQTADYRGFGFPLVADAYLDIGPLGGLLSAQKLYPGAAWLTAACDLPFLDETLLAELVSSRNPFSFATAPKLESTGKPEPLCAIYEPKCRMPLLMRHAAENNSLRAFLEDNAVHYLSVRDPRVLDNINDPRAKLGAESRLSRK
- a CDS encoding universal stress protein, which translates into the protein MKILAALDFTVITETVVAATKKIAGESSATVLLLHVLAEESQGMEFHPTIEPHYHRPEKYYREADSSEEGDTVPLLHDKRLRELQDLADILRQAGIETAVSLVHGDPVATVLERAEREQSDLIVVGSHGHKTIHQFLKGSVCAGLVRQANVPVVIVPQKVSG
- the nqrF gene encoding NADH:ubiquinone reductase (Na(+)-transporting) subunit F, with product MLVALSAVIVFTAVVVLLVVMLNIAAGRLLPGGIVTITINDEQEKTLSVSPGRTLLSTLSDEKIFIPSACGGGGTCGMCKCRITEGGGQILPTELNHVSRAEAKQDVRLSCQVKVREDMRIFVPEEIFNIRQWECEVRSNRNVATFIKELVLELPENERLEFKAGGYVQIDIPRYEAIPFSGFDIGEEYRADWDKFNMWRLSGRNGEETFRAYSMANHPAEGNIVILNVRIATPPPDRWDVALPGVGSTYIFNLKQGDKVRISGPYGEFFIRDTGREMVYIGGGAGMAPMRSHLFHLFRTLKTGRKVSFWYGARSRKEMFYDEEFRRIAAEFPNFSYHVALSDPQPVDGWDGPTGFIHNVLYENYLKDHEEPEEIEYYMCGPPVMVSSVEKMLYDLGVEKEMISYDEFS
- the nqrE gene encoding NADH:ubiquinone reductase (Na(+)-transporting) subunit E; this encodes MEAFSHYLSLAVETIFIKNILLAYFLGMCSFLAISKKVETSIGLGFAVVFVNGITVPLNWMIHEYLLRPGALVWIGGAGMEAVDLSFLSFIVFIATIAAMVQLVEMVLDRVSPTLYQSLGIFLPLIAVNCAILGSSLFMVEREYDLMESAVFGASAGLGFFLAIVTLATIRYKLKYSNVPKGLRGLGIAMLITGLISMAYMSFSGINL
- a CDS encoding NADH:ubiquinone reductase (Na(+)-transporting) subunit D, translating into MKGKNSFKALTAPLNAENPITRQVLGICSALAVTVKMDTALVMSGALIFVLVGSNTIVSAFRNLIPSRVRIIVMLTIIATLVIVIDQFLKAFLFDISKQLSIFVGLIITNCIVLGRAEAFALKNGVAQSAIDGLGNGLGYGLILMLVSAGRELLGNGSLLGYRVIPEFLYVEHGGWYVNNGLMLLAPGAFIILGLLIWLQRTLTGYTEE
- the nqrC gene encoding NADH:ubiquinone reductase (Na(+)-transporting) subunit C codes for the protein MHASNRYTYFFVIIMAVSSALMLSLLKIGFQERVAFNRAIDTKKNILKAVGVLDSAMGATEIEAFYSSNFSERTVRDSSGTERIYYVYGLSEEPRGYVFPVSGKGVWSTINGFIALESDRNTIRGITFHDHGETPGLGGEIEKDFFTRQFIGKKIFREGELVSVTIAKGMSQQKDDYTVDGISGASLTTNGINRFLRKDLMNYLPLLRQ
- a CDS encoding NADH:ubiquinone reductase (Na(+)-transporting) subunit B, with amino-acid sequence MKGLRGFLDRIEPHFSEGGRFARLAPVYEMVDTIFYAPGTATTTAPHVRDSIDMKRSMFTVIVALMPALLFGVYNTGYQAAPDAGFALNMLAGVQALLPLLLVSYLVGGLWELLFAIVRKHEINEGFLVTGLLLPMTLPPDIPLWMVAAGISFAVVIGKEVTGGTGYNIFNPALVGRAFIFFAYPGEMSGDAVWFLGDSVTAATPLAVASAVQGADAAELVSSAGYSLLDMSLGLVPGPLAGTSAIAALLGALVLAFSGIGNWRIMAGGLAGMVFAALLCNAMAPFSQNSMLSLSPLHHLVMGGFAFGIVFMATDPVSASQTDRGRWIYGMLIGVLIVLIRVLNQAFVEGVMLAILLGNAFAPMIDYFVLRRNIARRKKAYARQ
- a CDS encoding Na(+)-translocating NADH-quinone reductase subunit A, yielding MDVIRLRKGHDIVLPGKPEKRLEVVGRPLRLKVRPSDFRGIRPRLLVRKGQHVSVGSPLFCSKDNPELTVASPGSGRVAEVVLGERRIIEEIVIELDRSEAFEQFEAFGQDALGSLSRERIREQLLRSGMWPVIRQRPFSSVADPASEPKAVFVSAMPTMPFAPETDYILSCDPSGLQAGLTLLAKLVGRPVHLVISAEASDSPLTEAKDTVVHRFSGPHPAGNVGIHIHHIAPVRGRGDIVWYVSLQDVMRIGRFFLQGRFPTGKIITVGGEPFEKKQYMSVRHGMMLGDILRGNAVASGARLISGDVLTGRAAGPEEPLGFYHEIVSAVAEKKGRDFFGWLSPGLRKYSASKLFLSRLNGNAKARLDTGVNGSRRVMIPFGNIESVLPMDIEPAWLIRMIIARDIDEMEKLGIYECDPEDFALCSFVDASKMEIAEIVREGLDFIEKNG